Proteins from a single region of Lysinibacillus sp. JNUCC-52:
- a CDS encoding sigma-70 family RNA polymerase sigma factor produces the protein MEKDEKDFLLEKVMIEYGNELVRLAFSYVKDSETAKDLVQNTFIKCYKNLDSFRFDSQIKTWLYRITINECKDYLKSWHYKMVQVKSFIQETAKSIYPSTEKTVIDKYHNEEIKDTIFSLPKVYREVVYLYYYESLKTEEIADILDIPVNTVKTRLRRAKQRLETMIKEAELNGR, from the coding sequence GTGGAGAAAGATGAAAAAGATTTTTTACTAGAAAAAGTAATGATTGAGTATGGGAATGAGCTGGTACGATTGGCATTTTCTTATGTGAAAGATTCGGAGACTGCTAAGGATTTAGTGCAAAATACGTTTATTAAATGCTACAAAAATTTAGATTCCTTTCGATTTGATTCACAAATAAAAACATGGCTCTATCGTATAACAATTAACGAATGTAAAGATTATTTAAAAAGTTGGCATTATAAAATGGTGCAAGTAAAAAGTTTTATACAAGAAACTGCAAAGTCAATATACCCATCTACCGAAAAAACAGTTATTGATAAATATCATAATGAAGAAATTAAAGATACAATCTTTTCTCTTCCGAAAGTGTATCGTGAAGTCGTTTATTTATACTATTATGAGTCGTTAAAGACAGAGGAAATTGCTGATATTTTAGATATTCCAGTAAATACAGTAAAAACGAGATTAAGACGGGCAAAACAGAGGTTAGAGACGATGATAAAGGAGGCAGAGTTGAATGGAAGATAA
- a CDS encoding NAD(P)H-dependent flavin oxidoreductase, which translates to MSRLPIIVAPMFLVSNPAMVIEASRAGAIGSFPLLNARPASTCAEWLQEIKEALPTELWAVNFICHPVANARFEEDLQLIEEFEPPIVITSLGNPKRVIDIVHRYGGKVYADVANVKHAEKSAATGVDGLILVCAGAGGHGGQLNPFGFVSAVKKFFNGTIILSGSLSSGADVLAAQIIGADYAYLGTRFIACHEGNAPEDYKKMIIDSKTDDVLYTDAFSGVHVNVLIPSLLKEGIDPTTLKPREDIDLTHLVNVKAWRDIWSAGHGVTNIEKRESVLEIITTLQEEYECAKQQLNAVQSL; encoded by the coding sequence ATGTCACGATTACCAATTATTGTAGCACCGATGTTTTTAGTATCAAATCCAGCGATGGTCATTGAGGCTAGTCGAGCGGGGGCTATTGGCTCGTTTCCGTTATTAAATGCAAGACCTGCGTCAACTTGCGCCGAATGGTTACAAGAGATTAAAGAAGCATTACCAACGGAGCTGTGGGCAGTCAATTTTATTTGTCATCCAGTAGCGAATGCACGTTTTGAGGAAGATTTGCAGTTAATTGAGGAATTTGAGCCGCCGATTGTTATTACATCGCTTGGTAATCCGAAAAGGGTCATCGACATTGTCCATCGCTATGGCGGTAAAGTATATGCTGATGTAGCAAACGTTAAGCATGCGGAGAAATCAGCCGCTACAGGTGTGGACGGCTTAATTCTTGTCTGTGCAGGGGCAGGTGGACATGGTGGGCAATTAAATCCATTTGGCTTTGTGTCGGCCGTTAAGAAATTCTTTAATGGAACAATTATATTATCAGGGTCTCTTTCAAGTGGTGCCGATGTTTTGGCAGCGCAAATTATTGGTGCGGACTATGCATATTTAGGAACGCGATTTATCGCTTGTCATGAAGGGAATGCTCCAGAGGATTATAAAAAGATGATTATCGACAGCAAAACAGATGATGTTTTATATACAGATGCGTTCAGTGGGGTTCATGTGAATGTGTTAATTCCATCTTTATTAAAGGAAGGGATTGACCCGACGACCTTAAAGCCGAGGGAAGATATTGATTTAACACACCTTGTAAATGTGAAGGCTTGGCGTGATATTTGGTCAGCAGGGCATGGTGTCACAAATATTGAAAAACGCGAGTCAGTCCTTGAAATTATTACGACATTACAAGAGGAATATGAATGTGCAAAGCAGCAATTAAATGCTGTTCAGTCTTTATAA
- a CDS encoding DnaD domain protein: MSRDKRYKKIKGKVIYGKTTEERFQEVHGITIEEWEAKGEEKFKAKMGMSSDEWYIKQVKSLTSIEYLKYKGVDVSKDDVDLVMDLQELGLNDGVINVLLDYVIIVSKIGFIHSLVREMGESWHNKNISTIERAMAFVREVWKN; the protein is encoded by the coding sequence ATGAGTCGTGATAAGAGATATAAGAAAATAAAAGGCAAAGTAATATACGGTAAGACGACCGAAGAACGATTTCAAGAAGTACATGGGATTACAATTGAGGAATGGGAAGCAAAAGGAGAAGAAAAATTTAAAGCAAAAATGGGAATGAGCTCCGACGAATGGTATATAAAACAGGTTAAATCCTTAACATCAATTGAGTATCTTAAATATAAAGGTGTTGATGTTTCTAAAGATGATGTAGATTTAGTTATGGATTTACAAGAGTTGGGATTAAATGATGGTGTTATAAATGTATTACTGGATTATGTAATAATTGTTAGTAAAATTGGGTTTATTCACTCATTGGTAAGAGAAATGGGTGAAAGTTGGCACAATAAGAATATCTCAACTATTGAGCGTGCAATGGCCTTCGTAAGGGAAGTGTGGAAAAACTAA
- the fabZ gene encoding 3-hydroxyacyl-ACP dehydratase FabZ — translation MYDTQKIKEIIKHRYPFLLVDRILELEEGKRAVGMKNVTINDNFFKGHFPHYPVMPGVLIVEALAQVSAVVMLTKAGNQGRLGLLAGVDNCRFKRQVKPGDQLRLEVEITRLKGPIGKAKGIATVDGELACEAEILFAFGD, via the coding sequence ATGTACGATACTCAAAAAATAAAAGAAATTATTAAACATCGTTATCCATTTCTTTTAGTTGATAGGATTTTGGAATTAGAAGAAGGAAAACGTGCCGTTGGAATGAAAAATGTAACTATAAATGATAATTTTTTTAAAGGGCACTTCCCTCATTACCCTGTTATGCCTGGTGTTTTAATTGTAGAAGCATTAGCTCAGGTAAGTGCTGTTGTAATGTTAACTAAAGCAGGCAATCAAGGACGATTAGGGCTGTTAGCAGGAGTAGATAACTGTCGTTTCAAACGGCAAGTAAAGCCTGGAGATCAACTCCGTCTCGAGGTTGAAATCACGCGATTAAAAGGTCCTATTGGAAAAGCAAAAGGTATCGCTACAGTGGACGGGGAGCTGGCATGTGAAGCAGAAATTCTATTTGCTTTTGGTGATTGA
- a CDS encoding LAGLIDADG family homing endonuclease, with protein sequence MEEVNRNVRRRPYEARDKERLIKEIIELHEHGMSQVDIAKTLCIGRGTILRWNKELELFKPRTPGEAGKLKNKKYRYNEHYFKQVDTANKAYLVGYITGDGTIFDRGKSKRLVLSLAEQDRQLLDDIAKELCMLEAMKFRPSTAPNEQNKYALPINSTEMCNDLIKLGITPRKTGFESWINFGREDLQWAYLRGFFDADGHISSRGRLGFTGNSHMLLSLLQFLHNNQLALSVHKLYPKQGCVDLYITRKDDVKKIAQQLYKYGSIRLNRKYEKIKSFFDDIV encoded by the coding sequence ATGGAAGAAGTAAATCGTAATGTACGGAGACGTCCTTACGAGGCGCGAGACAAAGAACGATTGATTAAAGAGATAATTGAGTTACATGAGCATGGAATGAGCCAAGTAGATATTGCGAAAACGCTTTGTATAGGAAGAGGAACGATTCTTAGATGGAATAAAGAATTAGAACTTTTTAAACCGAGAACACCTGGTGAAGCTGGTAAGCTGAAAAATAAGAAATATCGTTATAATGAACACTACTTTAAACAAGTAGATACAGCGAATAAGGCTTATTTAGTAGGTTATATTACAGGTGATGGAACGATTTTTGATCGTGGGAAATCTAAACGCCTTGTGTTATCACTCGCAGAGCAAGATCGACAACTACTAGATGATATCGCTAAAGAATTATGTATGTTGGAAGCAATGAAATTCCGACCAAGCACAGCGCCAAATGAGCAAAATAAATATGCTTTACCAATCAATTCAACAGAAATGTGTAATGATTTAATTAAATTAGGGATTACACCACGAAAAACAGGTTTTGAAAGTTGGATTAATTTTGGAAGAGAAGATTTACAGTGGGCGTATTTAAGAGGTTTTTTTGATGCAGATGGTCATATATCAAGTCGTGGAAGACTGGGGTTTACAGGAAATAGTCATATGCTCCTGTCATTGCTACAATTTCTTCATAATAACCAGCTAGCTTTATCAGTCCATAAACTTTATCCGAAACAAGGTTGTGTAGACTTATACATTACTCGTAAAGATGATGTGAAAAAGATTGCGCAACAGTTATATAAGTATGGCTCTATACGACTCAATCGCAAATATGAAAAAATCAAATCCTTCTTTGATGATATAGTCTGA
- a CDS encoding amino acid permease yields MEQQQLKRELKNRHVQLIAIGGTIGTGLFLGAGKAIALAGPSIILAYLIVGTALFFVMRALGELLLSNAGYTSFTDFATEYIGSWAGYVTGWTYWFCWIMTAMADIIAVGVYIQYWLNIPQWVPAIGCLVLLLFLNLLTVKLFGELEFWFALIKVVTIVALIIIGLFMLFTGFQTSSGTVSVENLWAHGGLFPNGIYGFLMAFQMVVFAFVGVELVGVSAAETADPQKNIPSAINKIPLRILLFYVGALVIILCINPWYEMSGTSSPFVQVFTLAGIPIAAGIINFVVLTSAASAGNSGLFSTSRMLYNLGRNKQASASFAKLNKNSVPSNALTISAIVVSVGALLSKLMPENAFSVVTTISAICFIWVWSIILISHIIYKRKNRALHEASIFKAPLTPFVNYLVLAFFAFLLVVMLISEETRTALLLTPIWFIGLFILYKRKNRQQ; encoded by the coding sequence GTGGAACAACAACAATTAAAACGTGAATTAAAAAATCGCCATGTGCAACTTATTGCGATTGGCGGTACAATTGGTACAGGTTTATTTTTAGGAGCAGGTAAAGCGATTGCTTTAGCAGGACCATCTATTATTTTAGCCTATCTTATCGTCGGCACTGCTTTATTTTTCGTTATGCGAGCGCTTGGAGAACTGTTATTATCGAATGCTGGCTATACGTCATTTACAGATTTCGCTACAGAGTACATCGGCTCTTGGGCAGGATATGTCACTGGCTGGACCTATTGGTTTTGCTGGATTATGACTGCAATGGCTGATATTATTGCCGTCGGTGTCTACATACAATATTGGCTTAATATCCCGCAATGGGTGCCTGCAATTGGCTGTTTAGTCCTTTTATTATTTTTAAATTTATTGACTGTAAAACTATTTGGGGAACTCGAATTTTGGTTTGCTCTTATAAAAGTGGTAACAATTGTTGCGCTTATAATTATTGGATTATTCATGCTATTCACTGGATTCCAAACAAGCTCTGGAACAGTATCCGTGGAAAACCTCTGGGCACATGGTGGGCTCTTCCCTAACGGTATATATGGCTTCCTAATGGCATTCCAAATGGTTGTCTTCGCTTTTGTTGGGGTAGAATTAGTTGGTGTTTCTGCTGCTGAAACCGCTGATCCTCAAAAAAACATTCCATCTGCAATCAATAAAATTCCACTCCGAATTTTATTGTTTTATGTAGGGGCATTAGTAATCATCTTATGCATCAACCCTTGGTATGAAATGTCTGGAACAAGCAGTCCCTTCGTACAAGTTTTTACATTAGCTGGTATACCTATTGCAGCAGGTATTATTAATTTTGTCGTATTGACATCTGCCGCATCAGCAGGCAATAGTGGTTTATTTTCGACAAGTCGCATGCTGTATAATCTTGGTCGCAATAAACAAGCATCCGCTTCATTTGCAAAGCTAAATAAAAATAGTGTACCAAGTAATGCACTTACCATTTCTGCTATCGTTGTATCAGTGGGCGCATTACTAAGTAAGCTCATGCCAGAAAACGCCTTTAGCGTCGTGACAACAATTAGTGCAATTTGTTTTATTTGGGTATGGAGTATTATTTTAATCTCTCATATCATTTATAAACGTAAAAATCGCGCCCTACATGAAGCGTCAATTTTCAAAGCACCATTAACACCATTTGTGAACTATTTAGTACTCGCTTTCTTCGCGTTTTTATTAGTTGTTATGTTAATTTCCGAAGAAACAAGAACGGCTCTTTTACTAACACCTATCTGGTTTATCGGTCTTTTCATTCTATACAAACGCAAAAATCGCCAACAATAA
- a CDS encoding DUF1385 domain-containing protein: MVQLKYIKRVVLALSNSPVYGGQAQLEGVMFGGKEHTITAIRRNDDSIDYYHYKKVQKPILQKLKKIPFVRGVVALIESAGLGSRHMQFSGDRYDVTPGEEAENVEEGGSKLQMILGVAVVGILSFLFGKFAFTLIPVFIADFFSRWIDGKVGQVLLESGIKLLLLLTYLYFISLTPIIKRVFQYHGAEHKVINCYEAGMDITVKNVQAQSRLHYRCGSSFMLFTVFVGMFLYFFVPTDPLWLRIVDRILLIPVVLGVSFEVLQATNACRNIPLLRYLGYPGLWLQLLTTREPQDEQVEVAIASFNMLLQVEQQPEIAATLNHD, translated from the coding sequence ATGGTACAGTTGAAATATATAAAGAGAGTGGTGTTAGCCTTGAGCAATTCACCTGTTTACGGGGGACAAGCACAATTAGAAGGTGTGATGTTCGGAGGAAAGGAACATACGATTACTGCCATTCGCCGTAACGATGATTCCATTGATTATTATCATTATAAAAAGGTTCAAAAACCGATTCTGCAAAAGCTAAAAAAAATCCCATTCGTACGTGGTGTTGTTGCACTTATCGAATCAGCAGGTTTAGGTTCACGCCATATGCAATTTTCAGGGGATCGTTATGACGTTACACCAGGCGAAGAAGCTGAAAATGTAGAAGAAGGCGGCTCAAAGTTACAAATGATTTTAGGCGTTGCCGTTGTCGGCATTCTTTCCTTTCTATTTGGGAAATTCGCCTTTACTTTAATTCCAGTATTTATTGCCGATTTCTTTTCTAGATGGATTGATGGTAAAGTAGGCCAAGTCCTTCTGGAAAGTGGCATTAAACTACTTCTTTTGCTTACCTATTTATACTTTATTTCTTTAACACCGATTATTAAACGCGTTTTCCAATATCACGGTGCCGAGCATAAAGTAATCAATTGCTATGAAGCAGGTATGGATATTACTGTAAAAAATGTACAAGCGCAATCTCGTTTACATTATCGTTGTGGTAGTAGCTTTATGTTATTCACTGTATTCGTTGGTATGTTTTTGTATTTCTTCGTACCAACAGATCCTCTGTGGTTACGAATTGTAGACCGTATTTTATTAATTCCCGTTGTTTTAGGGGTATCATTTGAAGTATTACAGGCAACAAATGCATGCCGTAACATTCCTTTGTTACGATACTTAGGCTATCCTGGCCTTTGGCTACAATTATTAACAACAAGAGAGCCTCAGGACGAACAAGTGGAAGTAGCAATTGCATCTTTCAATATGTTACTCCAAGTCGAACAGCAACCTGAAATTGCTGCTACATTAAATCACGACTAG
- a CDS encoding ThiF family adenylyltransferase, with protein sequence MTLLKIKRTLQPLIVGEKIIFGFGQDGIERSIEKNEQNIDILKVLNGEKKRDQLSISTEEFNNKVKVLKDLGLLTINEYDKQYKYSRNINFFEWMDISNNTDPSIYQRKLNKGHVLIVGLGGIGANVCEILARLGIQTFTIIDNDQIDETNLTRQGTYFEEDIGKNKVDIVEKYIKKIDSKIIVNKLNKYLATRNDLKNIFQKYDFDISICCADTPKYKIVVWFDDLSIEFNKPFISGSYASTVINTFCMNPNLTITSSELYDEQGAPREQLLGNTTFSTSVIAPVTYMAAGLISYQAFSVITQLNYKPEAIQIDLFNWNVYKYDLKKK encoded by the coding sequence ATGACTCTATTAAAAATAAAAAGGACTTTACAACCTTTAATTGTAGGCGAAAAAATAATCTTCGGTTTTGGTCAAGATGGAATAGAAAGGTCAATAGAAAAAAACGAACAAAATATTGATATTTTAAAAGTATTAAATGGCGAGAAAAAGCGTGATCAATTATCAATAAGCACAGAAGAATTTAATAATAAGGTTAAGGTTTTAAAAGATTTAGGTCTACTTACTATAAATGAATATGATAAACAATATAAATATTCACGCAACATAAATTTCTTCGAATGGATGGATATTTCAAATAATACTGACCCTTCGATTTATCAAAGAAAATTAAATAAAGGACATGTTTTGATCGTAGGTTTAGGTGGGATTGGTGCCAATGTATGTGAAATCTTAGCTAGACTTGGTATTCAAACATTCACTATCATTGATAATGATCAAATAGATGAAACAAATTTAACGAGACAGGGAACATATTTCGAGGAGGACATAGGGAAAAATAAAGTAGACATCGTTGAAAAATATATAAAAAAAATTGATTCAAAAATAATTGTGAATAAATTAAATAAATATTTAGCTACAAGAAATGATTTAAAGAATATTTTCCAAAAATATGACTTTGATATTTCTATATGTTGTGCAGATACGCCAAAATACAAAATTGTCGTATGGTTTGATGATTTATCAATAGAGTTTAATAAACCTTTTATTTCAGGTTCATATGCTTCTACAGTTATCAACACATTTTGTATGAATCCAAATTTAACGATAACAAGCTCTGAATTGTATGATGAGCAAGGTGCTCCAAGAGAACAACTTTTGGGAAACACTACATTCTCTACAAGTGTTATAGCACCAGTAACTTATATGGCTGCAGGATTAATCTCTTATCAAGCTTTCAGCGTTATTACACAACTAAATTATAAACCAGAGGCAATTCAAATTGATTTATTTAATTGGAATGTATATAAATATGACCTTAAGAAAAAATAA
- a CDS encoding MFS transporter, whose amino-acid sequence MIYLIGMYINMTLRKNKNFIYFISGRVITNFGDSLYTVVLAYITISIYNLGADSLALIGLIAFLPSLINFAFGTLIDNCRNKKSLLISLEIVQLFSITGILCTVYFRLDILLIFICHFIFSFANTLIYPVQSSYIPEILRFKKTDIEKSVYVMNITNNTVDIISNFLSSVILIYISVISILLIDMFTFFLCIALFLKIYVKNIVYHPNNNNQIQDKPNFKNNILYAFKYFWKEKTPSRIVVMEGILSGLTTMVMRIIGAYLVILNIGVEYLGVLLAIQRGSELVGAFLSNRIKMPFKNFFMIDYLVSGASITLIAFIDSIAIKTALFALTFLLIGMSGTVYGKMIYHFYDFHHIGKVTSVINTVSSFAIVTCLLIPMIYDDVENLIIITGIITVTFGFYLLFFKKSNVSLEKMS is encoded by the coding sequence TTGATTTATTTAATTGGAATGTATATAAATATGACCTTAAGAAAAAATAAAAATTTTATTTACTTTATATCCGGTAGAGTGATAACAAATTTTGGAGATAGCTTATATACTGTTGTATTAGCCTATATAACTATCTCTATATACAATCTAGGTGCAGATTCTTTAGCACTCATCGGATTAATCGCCTTTTTACCCTCCTTAATTAACTTTGCCTTTGGAACTTTAATAGATAACTGTAGAAATAAAAAAAGCCTATTAATCTCTTTAGAAATTGTACAATTATTCTCTATTACAGGCATATTATGCACAGTATACTTCAGATTAGATATCCTCTTAATTTTCATATGTCATTTTATATTTTCATTTGCGAATACATTGATTTATCCAGTTCAATCCAGTTATATTCCTGAAATACTACGATTCAAAAAAACAGATATTGAAAAATCTGTTTATGTCATGAATATTACCAATAATACAGTTGATATAATATCTAATTTCCTATCTTCAGTGATTCTTATATATATATCTGTAATTAGTATACTACTCATTGACATGTTTACTTTTTTCTTATGTATAGCATTATTTTTGAAAATTTACGTAAAAAATATTGTATATCATCCAAACAATAATAATCAAATTCAAGACAAACCTAATTTTAAAAATAATATTTTGTATGCTTTTAAATATTTTTGGAAAGAAAAAACCCCGTCACGAATAGTTGTAATGGAAGGTATCTTAAGCGGTCTTACAACCATGGTCATGCGTATTATCGGTGCTTATCTAGTAATACTAAATATTGGCGTTGAATATCTAGGTGTCCTTTTAGCTATCCAGAGAGGGTCCGAGCTTGTTGGAGCTTTTCTCTCAAACCGTATTAAAATGCCTTTTAAAAACTTTTTCATGATAGATTATTTGGTTTCTGGCGCTTCTATTACACTGATAGCTTTCATTGATAGTATAGCCATAAAAACCGCACTCTTTGCATTAACATTTTTATTAATTGGTATGTCAGGAACAGTTTATGGAAAAATGATTTATCATTTTTATGATTTTCACCATATTGGCAAAGTGACTTCTGTTATTAATACAGTTTCGTCTTTTGCTATAGTTACATGTTTGTTAATACCTATGATATATGATGACGTAGAAAATTTAATCATTATAACAGGAATTATCACTGTTACGTTTGGTTTCTATCTCTTATTTTTCAAAAAATCGAATGTTTCTTTAGAAAAGATGTCATAG
- a CDS encoding LCP family protein — protein sequence MEDKHVREKFYKTSEKELIFTQEDRHVVFEQIRTLEKKDKMQKKSLFSSPKRLAPLTVSLLAIGLCLFLFIPSIFVGTGNVQNELNKSDISGDAYQDDAILTTLITVKAKTEDNRIPLNLLLTYSKNKKMMKVLSIPSATYAPIKNMDGTTSNDKLLFAYAYGLGGAENVKATVSKLFNLPIDYYAVIDLETFSTFIHAVNGIDYDLQEDTRVRAITSVAFDFQKGTNRLNGEEVVALMMAATDGRNLSEENLLHLIHAVSNKMENEMPEEQLKELLSQIETNLPLDQLLEQNLEIKSIESLSLSAGTRDDMIDGKYYVMFEEEYLKTVAEELLIFN from the coding sequence ATGGAAGATAAACATGTAAGAGAAAAATTTTATAAGACTTCCGAAAAAGAATTAATATTTACACAAGAAGACCGACATGTAGTATTTGAACAAATTCGTACACTGGAGAAGAAAGATAAAATGCAAAAGAAATCTCTTTTTTCTTCCCCAAAAAGACTCGCGCCACTTACAGTTTCATTATTAGCAATAGGCTTATGTTTATTTTTATTTATTCCATCGATTTTTGTTGGAACTGGAAATGTTCAAAACGAGCTTAACAAAAGTGATATTAGTGGGGATGCCTATCAGGATGATGCCATTTTAACTACGCTCATTACTGTGAAGGCAAAAACGGAGGATAACAGAATACCACTTAATCTATTACTTACATATAGTAAAAATAAAAAGATGATGAAAGTTTTATCTATTCCAAGCGCTACGTATGCACCGATAAAAAACATGGATGGAACAACTTCGAACGATAAATTGTTATTTGCGTATGCCTACGGTTTGGGAGGGGCAGAAAATGTTAAAGCAACAGTGTCAAAACTATTTAATTTACCAATTGATTATTATGCTGTTATAGATTTAGAAACCTTTTCCACATTCATACATGCTGTGAATGGTATAGATTACGACTTACAGGAAGATACTCGAGTACGAGCTATAACGAGTGTGGCATTTGATTTTCAAAAAGGAACCAATCGGTTAAATGGGGAAGAGGTTGTGGCATTAATGATGGCGGCTACAGATGGAAGAAATTTAAGTGAAGAAAACCTCTTGCATCTCATTCATGCAGTTAGTAATAAAATGGAAAATGAAATGCCAGAAGAACAATTAAAAGAACTGCTATCTCAAATTGAAACTAATCTACCACTCGATCAATTGTTAGAGCAAAACCTAGAAATTAAATCAATTGAATCATTATCTTTAAGTGCTGGAACTAGAGATGACATGATAGATGGAAAATATTATGTGATGTTTGAGGAAGAATATTTAAAAACTGTTGCAGAAGAGTTACTTATATTTAACTAA
- a CDS encoding lipoate--protein ligase family protein: protein MTTWYFLNSGKCSPSFNMALDEALLDWHSEGLIPPVIRFYEWEPATLSIGYFQQAKRDINLDALREQGIGFVRRPTGGRAVLHEHELTYSVIVTESYPNMPESVTEAYRVLSEGILEGFHNLGMDAYFSVPDTEEKKADLKQPKSAVCFDAPSWYELVVEGKKIAGSAQTRQKGVILQHGAILLDLDEEKLLSVFNFSSEEAKERMRKKLPEKAVAINSLVQKPVSIEQCVTAFRDGFAKSLQIELKAFTLSEEQLNYVRDLEEKKYAHDDWNFKK from the coding sequence ATGACAACTTGGTATTTTCTAAATTCAGGAAAATGTAGTCCTTCTTTTAATATGGCACTAGATGAGGCATTGCTTGATTGGCATAGTGAGGGATTAATTCCTCCTGTCATTCGTTTTTACGAGTGGGAGCCAGCGACATTGTCGATTGGTTATTTTCAACAAGCGAAAAGAGATATTAATTTAGATGCGTTACGTGAACAAGGAATAGGGTTTGTTCGTCGACCAACAGGCGGTCGAGCAGTTTTACATGAACATGAATTGACATATAGCGTAATTGTTACTGAAAGCTATCCTAATATGCCTGAATCAGTAACAGAGGCGTATCGCGTACTAAGTGAAGGGATATTAGAGGGCTTTCATAATTTAGGAATGGATGCGTATTTTAGCGTACCTGATACAGAAGAAAAGAAGGCAGATTTGAAACAGCCAAAAAGTGCCGTATGCTTTGATGCACCAAGTTGGTATGAGCTTGTCGTAGAAGGCAAAAAAATAGCAGGTAGTGCACAAACACGTCAAAAAGGTGTTATTTTACAGCATGGTGCGATTTTACTTGATTTAGATGAAGAGAAATTATTATCTGTATTTAATTTTTCTAGTGAAGAAGCAAAAGAGCGTATGCGAAAAAAACTACCAGAGAAGGCGGTTGCTATTAATAGTCTTGTTCAAAAACCTGTTTCTATTGAACAATGTGTCACTGCTTTCCGAGATGGCTTTGCAAAATCGTTGCAAATTGAATTAAAAGCATTTACACTTTCTGAGGAGCAATTAAATTATGTGCGTGATTTAGAGGAAAAAAAATATGCTCATGATGATTGGAACTTTAAAAAGTAA
- a CDS encoding rhodanese-like domain-containing protein, with amino-acid sequence MDILITIGVILVVLIAYIAINAMRLKKAVTNLTQEQFIEGYRKAQLIDVREQKEFDAGHILGARNVPSTALRQRHKEIRPDLPVYLYCQNTGRSARAALFLKKRGYNQIYQLDGGFRNWTGKIKTKK; translated from the coding sequence TTGGATATACTTATCACAATTGGTGTTATTTTAGTAGTTCTAATTGCATATATCGCTATTAATGCAATGCGTCTAAAAAAAGCCGTAACCAACTTAACACAAGAACAATTTATTGAAGGCTACCGTAAAGCGCAACTAATCGATGTGCGTGAACAAAAAGAATTTGATGCAGGTCATATTCTTGGTGCTCGTAACGTTCCTTCTACAGCATTACGTCAACGTCATAAAGAAATCCGCCCAGATTTACCAGTATACTTATACTGTCAAAATACAGGTCGTAGTGCGCGTGCTGCTCTTTTCCTAAAAAAACGTGGTTACAATCAAATCTACCAGCTTGATGGCGGCTTCCGTAATTGGACTGGTAAAATTAAAACAAAAAAATAA
- a CDS encoding DUF3888 domain-containing protein gives MKKIVLVFILSLVLITSFQTTTVSSAEPTQDSDQLRLQDMLMLMLSPYIEKDLNRYYYPKILKDFSPAVTPWKIEVLETSRVNGFRGFKLQITFEIEPTDGGQWIPVGKDQMTYEISAGPEITLIKHTHLKTYKYPPQ, from the coding sequence ATGAAAAAGATAGTACTCGTTTTTATACTCTCACTTGTTCTCATTACTTCTTTTCAAACAACAACCGTTTCATCAGCAGAACCAACGCAAGATTCTGATCAGCTAAGATTACAGGATATGCTCATGTTAATGCTTAGTCCTTATATTGAAAAAGATTTAAATCGCTATTATTATCCAAAAATTTTAAAGGATTTTTCACCTGCTGTCACTCCTTGGAAAATCGAAGTGTTAGAAACGAGTAGAGTAAATGGTTTCCGAGGATTTAAATTGCAAATTACATTTGAAATCGAACCAACCGATGGTGGCCAGTGGATTCCAGTTGGGAAAGATCAAATGACCTATGAAATTTCTGCTGGACCAGAAATTACATTGATAAAACACACCCACCTAAAGACGTATAAATATCCACCACAATAA